The following coding sequences lie in one Rutidosis leptorrhynchoides isolate AG116_Rl617_1_P2 chromosome 6, CSIRO_AGI_Rlap_v1, whole genome shotgun sequence genomic window:
- the LOC139853308 gene encoding CRIB domain-containing protein RIC10-like — MGTKIKGVFKGFKFISQIFVMKEQREMEIGYPTDVKHVAHIGWDGSSGSAPSWMNEFKTAPDFAATSIGNSGSALSTWSSQDFGEAMGRRPSDDTLSDLPPLDLPNIPKKERRRKTKSTCSPRSSKTRTAKAKANTESM, encoded by the exons ATGGGGACTAAAATTAAAGGggtttttaaaggctttaaatttaTCTCCCAAATATTTG TAATGAAGGAGCAACGTGAGATGGAGATTGGGTACCCAACTGATGTTAAACATGTTGCTCATATTGGTTGGGATGGTTCTTCAGGGAGTGCCCCTTCTTGG ATGAATGAATTCAAGACAGCACCAGATTTTGCAGCAACTTCTATTGGTAATTCGGGTTCTGCACTGTCCACATGGTCTTCTCAAG ACTTTGGAGAAGCAATGGGAAGACGACCATCAGATGATACACTTAGTGATCTACCACCGTTAGATCTTCCAAATATACCCAAAAAAGAAAGGCGTAGAAAAACCAAGTCAACATGCTCCCCGAGGTCATCAAAAACCCGAACTGCGAAGGCAAAGGCTAACACAGAGTCCATGTAA